From Homalodisca vitripennis isolate AUS2020 chromosome 1, UT_GWSS_2.1, whole genome shotgun sequence, the proteins below share one genomic window:
- the LOC124353079 gene encoding sodium-independent sulfate anion transporter-like, translated as MKANLRSFVHQHLPITEWLPKYSVKDAVSDIVGGLTVGIVMVPQAIAFADLAGLGPQYGLYSAWVNGLIHAVFGTTKEMSIGPTAVHSLLVFTYTHHLNADMAVFLCFASGCVLFLIGLFQLSFLVEFVSIPVISAFTTASALLLIATQLKGLFGLNYVSDTFVDSLLTFGSHISETRLWDIVLGATSIVILLALETLKCVDLSSGRENKSFKNRFINGTIWIIMIGRSGMVMFVAFIMAIVLHNNGETPFLFMDRIGSGLPTLRWPPTSTVVNGRQLDLLDMIRELWSGVAVITILTTVSSVAVAKTFSKGRGVDSNQETIAVGLCNILGSFAQSMPVAASVSRTGVAKTSGISSPLAGLHTSLVVIFSISFLASYFYYIPRSSISAVLIVSSIYMIDTRIIRKMWLLNKKDLLPYTVTVVVGLTFGVEKGIIFGILLDNLILLYFTARPEVHLHAVGSGTVHWVLQPRGPLMYPAANHVWDTVARLSTVDKDRRAVVLDCDYICHTDYTAAQGLNNTIKNAKAQGLMVVLLNADDRTIKSLCIDDKQVRVATSRQHLSQILAEVPTLSK; from the exons TATGGACTCTACTCTGCCTGGGTCAATGGTCTAATACATGCCGTATTTGGTACCACCAAGGAGATGTCTATAGGACCCACTGCTGTACATTCTCTACTTGTTTTCACTTACACTCACCATCTCAACGCAGACATGGCTGTCTTCCTGTGCTTTGCATCTGGCTGTGTCCTTTTTTTAATTGGCTTATTTCAACTAA GTTTTCTGGTAGAGTTTGTTTCGATACCAGTTATTTCTGCGTTCACAACAGCCTCTGCGCTCTTGTTGATCGCGACTCAGCTGAAGGGATTGTTTGGGCTCAACTACGTCTCGGACACATTCGTGGACTCTTTGTTGACTTTTGGTTCCCACATCTCAGAGACCCGGTTGTGGGATATTGTGTTGGGAGCTACCAGTATAGTCATCCTACTGGCTCTTGAG ACATTGAAATGTGTTGATCTTTCAAGTGGCAGAGagaacaaatcttttaaaaatagatttatcaaTGGAACAATATGGATTATCATGATTGGTCGCAGTGGGATGGTCATGTTTGTAGCGTTTATCATGGCAATTGTATTGCACAACAATGGAGAAACTCCTTTTCTCTTCATGG ACAGGATAGGGTCTGGTTTGCCAACGCTAAGATGGCCACCCACGTCCACTGTGGTAAACGGGCGTCAGTTAGACCTTCTAGACATGATTAGAGAGCTGTGGTCTGGAGTAGCAGTTATAACCATCTTGACCACTGTCAGCAGTGTGGCAGTGGCCAAGACCTTCT CCAAAGGGAGGGGGGTCGACAGCAATCAGGAGACCATAGCTGTAGGTCTGTGCAATATCTTGGGCAGCTTCGCCCAGTCCATGCCCGTAGCCGCCTCCGTCTCTAGGACCGGAGTGGCCAAGACCAGCGGCATCAGCTCACCTCTAGCCGGCCTTCATACCA GTTTGGTGGTGATTTTTTCCATAAGTTTTCTGGCCTCGTACTTCTATTACATCCCACGGAGCTCCATCTCAGCAGTGCTCATTGTCTCAAGTATCTACATGATTGACACTCGGATCATCAGGAAAATGTGGTTACTAAACA AAAAAGATCTCTTACCATACACAGTCACAGTTGTGGTTGGTCTGACCTTTGGTGTAGAGAAAGGAATAATTTTTGGCATACTGTTGGACAATTTGATATTGCTGTACTTCACTGCAAGGCCTGAAGTCCATTTACATGCTGTTggg AGCGGGACCGTGCACTGGGTGTTACAACCTCGTGGACCTCTTATGTACCCTGCAGCGAATCATGTGTGGGATACTGTGGCCAGATTGTCTACAGTAGACAAGGATCGACGTGCAGTAGTGTTGGACTGTGACTACATCTGTCACACAGACTACACCGCAGCGCAG GGTCTGAATAACACGATAAAAAATGCCAAGGCTCAAGGTTTGATGGTTGTCTTACTGAATGCAGACGACAGAACCATCAAGTCTCTGTGCATAGATGATAAACAAGTCAGGGTGGCCACCTCCCGTCAACATCTCTCTCAGATACTTGCAGAAGTACCAACTTTaagcaaataa